The DNA sequence TTGCAGGCTCTGTCAACACCAGCTGGCATTTCAGACCATCACGCACAGCCGCAGCCAACGTCAAGCGACAGTGATTCGATTGGACTGCTCCGCACGTGATGAGTGTATCCGCTCCTTGTTTCAGCGCGTCGGCCACGAGGTATTCCAGCTTTCGCGTCTTGTTCCCTCCTACCGTCAGGCCCAACTGGTCATCTCGTTTGATAGAGATCGTAGGCCCTCCCAGAGCTTGAGAGAGTCGCTCCAGTTTTTCGATGGGTGTCTGCCCAGTTGTGTAGCGTCTACGCTCGTAGCGGATTGGGTTCATGATATCTCCTCTTTTCCAGCAAATAGTCTCTCTATAGTATACTCCTCTCTATCGTGGAATCCTCCATGTGAACTAGACGAGCATGCTTTATGCGTAGCTACTGTTCGAAGAAAATAAAGTATTAGACTGACCCTGACAATTAAAACAGCGTAGCCATGGACCAGAAAATAAAGTCCTAGACTGCCGCTGTTTTATTGAACTATAGAACCCGTTAGCTAAAAAAGAAAGAGAGTAACATAATTGTATTCGACCTTTTATAATACGATACCGTAAAGAGGAAATAATAAGGATAACTAGAGAGGAAAGGAGCCGTTTATGAAGAGACAGCCTCAATTAGGAAAAGAACTGAATGAAAAAACAGGAGGGGGCGAAGGCGTAGCAAACAGGATAGAAGAGCAAGATGAAATAGAAGAACAAGATAATATTGAAGCAGTGTATGGCATTGAAGATAATGATGAATATGCTGGATAGAGATACTCCATTATACTATTTGGCCATTAAAAAACATGAGGCTGAAAATCAAACGATGGCATGACAATAAAAAGGAACACTGAGGATTTTCTACAGTGTTCCTTGAAGGTTCAATTAACCTTGTCTTTGCTTGTGTTTCGTATTCTCACAGATCACCATGACAGTTCTATTTCTTCTAATCGTTTTACATTTTTCACATATATGTTTTACAGATGGTCTAACTTTCATTATAAGTACCTCCTTACCAGCTTGCCTTCTTGATCGGCTACAAACGAAAATACAGAAAACATTGTATATAAATGTATATCTTATGGTATATCAACTTTTAATCAAGATCAATTGATAATCTGTGGAAATCAAGTACTGGTTGAATACAAAAACATATGGGGAGAGCTAGAATTAAAAAGGATTGGCAATATGGAAGCAGGGAGAAGGCATCATCTTCTCCCTGCGGATAAACTTTTCTATAACGTTATGGAAAGGATGAAGTGGGGATAACGTCAGGGAACGTGATGAAGTACTACCAGTCGAACTCGTAGCCTGTGCTGATCAAGCTCTGTATCACTCCAAGGAGAATGGAAGAAACAGGACAACCATGTACCAGACTGTAGAGGCTCGCTAATCACTGATAAAAAGCAATAAAAGAGACTCGGGCACATACGCCAAGTCTCTTTCCTATTTTCGTAATCTTCTCTTTCCTTTTTGCTCAATGTCTATTTCGTGTGTTTTTTTCCCATAACACGAGCCCATCCGTTTTCTTTTTGTACGAGCACGCCCCCGATACCTGATCCCATTTTTTATTCCCGCATCCCGTGCAGCGATATCGTCTGCGCTTCACTTCCACAAAGACAACTTCGCCGTCACTCAAAGCCTGATAGTACTGGATTTTTTTCTCGGTTTTATGAAACTTTTGATTCCCACAAGTCTCGCAATGGTGAGGAGGTACAGTCTGTATTAAGGAGTTATGCATTCAGATGCCACCTCTCTTTGATGGAATGAGCGTTCATTCGAAAATGATTTTTTATTCTATACCCCCTCGGATCTCCTCATAAACCTTTCTTTGCCTATAAAAAAGCCGAGAAACGGCAGGTAATTTCATCCTGTTCGCTTCCCGGCTTTTTTGTCCTACAGATTTTCAGCGCTCTTTAATGCATGCTCCCAACTCGGAAAGTAAAAGAGCGCATTTCTCATTAATTCGGGATCCGTTTGCTTCACTTGCTTTTTGCTGACCGATCCTCCATTGCTCTGAATCGATCTGATTCTGTTAATGACCTCATCCGCGCCAAAAGTAGCTTCCATCGCAAACACTCCTTTTAGACTTCGTATTTACCTCTATAATTTTTGACAAGCATGATTTGATCTATACGAAGTTTTCATTCTTTTTCGTAACGTCCACCTACATTACTAACTTTAGTTAGCTTACAAAAACGGAAAACTATGCTATTTTACTGAGGTGCTGTTCATCTTTCTCCTAGTTCAAAAGTAATAGCTGAATGCCCTTTGATCGAATTATAATAGTACCCAGTGAAAGAGGCTCTGCTCCTAGCGGGCTAGCGGGCAACGGGCAGGAGGCAAATCATGACGACGTTGCAAAAGATCGGAATGTTCAAGCAATTATCCAATATAGAACTAGCCAAACTGCTCGGAAAATTGGAACTGCATACCGTAACAGCGGGAACGGTGTTGTTTCGCCAAGGCGATCCCGGCGACCGTCTCTATGTCATCAAGAGTGGAAAGCTGGAGCTATACGTCGAGGCAACGACTGGTAGATCGCCGCAAATGATCTCTGTCCTAGCCGAAGGAGACACGCTCGGGGAAATGGCGATGCTGACCGGGGAGGCTCGCTCCGCCACAGCGATCGCAGCAACGGACGCGGAGCTGTACATCATTGACCGTGAGACATTTCAGGGACTCGTGGAAGAACAGCCCTCCATCTCTACCTATTTCATCCGCCTTCTATCACGTCGACTGACCACGACCAACGAACAATTGATGACGACCAAGGAGTTGACCTCCCAGGCAATCGCAAAGGAACTAGATGCCTTTCCTCCTCAGCTCGTACACCTGTTACTGTGCTGCTCCCCTTTTCCGAGAATCAGTGGTAAATGGCTAACCAATCAATTTGGAATCGCCCTTGAAGAAGCGCTCGAGAGTATGCCAGCACTGAAG is a window from the Brevibacillus choshinensis genome containing:
- the rpmJ gene encoding 50S ribosomal protein L36; its protein translation is MKVRPSVKHICEKCKTIRRNRTVMVICENTKHKQRQG
- a CDS encoding transposase family protein; the protein is MHNSLIQTVPPHHCETCGNQKFHKTEKKIQYYQALSDGEVVFVEVKRRRYRCTGCGNKKWDQVSGACSYKKKTDGLVLWEKNTRNRH